The following proteins come from a genomic window of Eisenibacter elegans DSM 3317:
- a CDS encoding alanine racemase: protein MMKTYPYYKEKLQGLSFPYACVDMELLRQNCQQNLDRAKDKKVRIASKSIRCTEVMRELLAYDPQFEGVMTYHGEETLFLLQAGFDNLLLGYPVVDPGLLERMAKAVANGAYICFMADLEVHLDLLNEAGKKHQIQLPVCLDIDMSSDYGPLHFGVWRSRIGNIQCLEAVLKHLSGLDYLRLDGIMGYEAQVAGLGDKLKGQALKNSVVQWLKQKSVKKARRLRQEAVDLIASMGFDLRFVNGGGTGSAETTTLESAVTEITIGSGFYTPHLFDYYQAFSLSPALFYGIQVVRQPKDGMYTCHGGGFTASGGVAPIKAPVVYLPQGGKLLSTEGAGEVQTPIVFDKTTNLQIGDPVFLRHAKAGELCEHFNHLYLLDGDQLRTVPTYRGEGQAFG from the coding sequence ATGATGAAAACCTACCCTTATTACAAAGAAAAACTCCAAGGGCTGTCTTTTCCCTATGCTTGTGTAGATATGGAACTGCTGCGCCAAAATTGCCAACAAAATCTCGACAGAGCCAAAGACAAGAAAGTACGGATTGCTTCCAAGTCTATCCGTTGTACAGAAGTGATGCGGGAGCTATTGGCCTACGACCCGCAGTTTGAGGGAGTTATGACTTACCACGGCGAAGAAACCCTTTTCTTGCTACAAGCCGGCTTTGACAACCTGCTGTTGGGTTACCCTGTAGTAGACCCCGGGCTGCTCGAACGGATGGCCAAGGCCGTGGCCAACGGAGCTTATATCTGCTTTATGGCTGATTTGGAGGTACATCTGGACCTACTCAACGAAGCTGGTAAAAAACACCAAATACAGTTGCCTGTATGCCTAGATATCGATATGTCTTCCGATTATGGCCCGCTACACTTTGGCGTATGGCGCTCGCGCATTGGCAATATACAGTGTCTAGAGGCTGTACTCAAGCATTTGTCCGGCCTAGATTACCTGCGCCTAGATGGGATTATGGGCTATGAGGCCCAGGTAGCAGGATTGGGCGATAAGCTCAAAGGACAAGCGTTGAAAAACAGTGTTGTGCAGTGGCTCAAGCAAAAGTCTGTCAAAAAAGCCCGTCGTTTGCGACAAGAGGCGGTAGATTTGATTGCCTCCATGGGTTTTGACTTGCGCTTTGTCAACGGTGGGGGAACAGGCAGCGCCGAAACCACTACCCTAGAGTCCGCCGTTACCGAAATCACGATTGGCTCAGGGTTTTATACGCCACATTTGTTTGACTATTACCAAGCTTTTTCGCTCAGTCCGGCCTTGTTTTATGGCATCCAAGTAGTGCGTCAGCCCAAAGACGGGATGTATACCTGCCACGGAGGCGGCTTTACAGCCTCTGGCGGGGTAGCGCCTATCAAAGCCCCCGTTGTTTACCTACCTCAAGGGGGCAAGCTGCTCTCTACCGAAGGTGCAGGAGAGGTTCAAACTCCTATTGTGTTTGACAAAACTACCAACTTACAAATAGGCGACCCGGTGTTTTTGCGGCACGCCAAGGCTGGCGAGCTTTGCGAACATTTCAATCATTTGTACTTGCTCGACGGCGACCAACTCCGTACCGTACCTACCTATCGGGGCGAAGGGCAGGCTTTTGGGTGA
- a CDS encoding D-arabinono-1,4-lactone oxidase: MKNWSTHLRWNPSELAYPETEAALVALVQKALATKHNIRLIGSAHSFTPLCVTDSIQISLDKYQGLISIDRERLQATVKAGTKLHLLNELLAKEGLALENLGDINVQSIAGAISTGTHGTGTAFGNLSTQVVRLKLINGQGQLLSCSPTENPELFKAAQVSLGALGILTEITLQCVPSYRLALHIKQETLEEVLSSYQEINQSCRNFEFYWFPNTPYVLSKRIELTQEPADKRSFKDYFQEVLLENYAFKMICDTSYYFPSLTHRLSRFAASTVSPFKKVNESGLVFSTSRIVRFNEMEYNLPIEAYLDAKKELVNWINKHNKTILFPLENRFVKGDDIYLSPAYGRDSAYIAAHVYHKKDFKPYFTALEEIMKAYQGRPHWGKMHTLGQEELQARYPEFDRFRRIRQEQDPEGIFLSPYLQTLFG, translated from the coding sequence ATGAAAAACTGGTCTACACATTTGCGCTGGAATCCTTCGGAGTTGGCCTATCCCGAAACAGAAGCGGCCTTGGTGGCCTTGGTTCAAAAAGCGTTAGCTACAAAGCACAACATTCGGCTCATTGGTTCGGCTCATTCGTTTACGCCGCTTTGCGTTACCGACAGTATCCAAATCTCTTTAGACAAATACCAAGGCCTAATCTCTATCGACCGAGAGCGGTTGCAGGCCACTGTCAAGGCTGGGACAAAGCTACACCTCCTCAACGAGCTGCTGGCCAAGGAAGGGCTGGCGTTGGAAAACCTAGGCGACATCAATGTTCAGAGCATTGCCGGAGCCATCAGTACGGGCACACACGGCACAGGGACAGCTTTTGGGAATCTGAGTACCCAAGTAGTGCGGCTCAAGCTCATCAATGGACAAGGGCAGTTGCTCAGTTGCTCACCCACCGAAAACCCCGAGTTGTTCAAAGCTGCCCAAGTGTCTTTGGGAGCCTTGGGTATCTTGACCGAAATCACTCTGCAATGTGTACCCAGCTATCGCTTGGCTCTCCACATCAAACAAGAAACCCTAGAGGAGGTGCTCAGCAGCTATCAGGAAATCAACCAAAGCTGTCGTAATTTTGAGTTTTATTGGTTTCCCAACACGCCCTATGTGCTCAGCAAACGCATAGAGCTGACCCAAGAGCCAGCCGACAAACGCTCGTTCAAAGATTATTTCCAAGAGGTATTGCTCGAAAACTATGCCTTCAAAATGATTTGCGATACTTCCTACTATTTTCCCTCTCTGACACATCGGCTGAGCCGATTTGCTGCCAGTACTGTCAGCCCATTCAAAAAGGTAAACGAGAGCGGATTAGTATTTTCTACTAGCCGTATCGTACGTTTCAATGAAATGGAGTACAACCTCCCTATAGAAGCCTATTTGGATGCCAAAAAAGAGTTGGTCAATTGGATTAACAAACATAATAAAACAATACTTTTTCCACTCGAAAACCGATTTGTCAAAGGAGATGACATCTACCTCAGCCCTGCTTATGGGCGCGACTCGGCCTACATTGCCGCACACGTATACCACAAAAAGGACTTCAAGCCTTATTTTACAGCCCTCGAAGAAATTATGAAGGCCTACCAAGGGAGGCCACACTGGGGCAAGATGCATACCCTTGGCCAAGAAGAACTACAAGCCCGCTATCCAGAGTTTGACCGCTTCCGACGCATCCGTCAGGAACAAGATCCTGAAGGCATTTTTCTTAGTCCTTATCTCCAAACCCTATTCGGCTAA
- a CDS encoding OmpA family protein, translating to MHAQEYSTNNKAAIKAYESGNALVKARQFDQAEAAYRKAIEKDARFAEAYYKIGVIHQLFERPSMYPAFAEAIRLLPNDKRFAPAYPLMLHKEMSEGKYAEAETLAQQFLRFGSKDEAANRLMRKTIADVAYARKGMLQPLNYQSRPLPAPINQFFVQYFPVLTADGKQLIFTARAQERSDENMYRSYWNGSQWSAPESLSGNINTPNNEGSCSISGDGKVLVFTACEDPNKENYGKCDLYVSLKEGDTWSKPVNMGPGVNTAAWESHPTLSADGKTLFFVSNRGGGKGGNDIWMSRMDENGDWGKAVNVSALNTPEDEVAPFLHANGRVLYFASKGYPGYGGFDLYAADWENEQWGEVRNLGYPINTHEDQIGLFITADGQKGYYSVERFEGRRIVSSVLHELDVPEEVRPSIKTNYVRGMVYNAKTKEKLAARIELIDINNNQRQALVSSDAQTGEYLIVLNAGAEYALQVRKEGFTFKSLPFNYVLEDNPQPLEMDIPLDPIEAGTVFVLENIFFETGKYALQDKSKAALDELVKFMQQNPALRGEISGHTDNVGTAEANQALSINRAKAVYEYLINAGIAAERLRFQGYGATKPAADNSTEAGRAKNRRIEFTIL from the coding sequence GTGCACGCTCAGGAGTATAGTACCAACAACAAGGCCGCCATCAAAGCCTATGAATCGGGCAATGCCCTAGTCAAAGCTCGTCAATTTGACCAAGCCGAAGCCGCCTACCGCAAGGCCATCGAGAAAGATGCGCGCTTTGCCGAGGCATATTATAAGATTGGGGTCATTCATCAGTTGTTTGAGCGCCCTTCGATGTATCCGGCCTTTGCGGAGGCAATCCGCCTCCTGCCCAACGACAAACGCTTTGCGCCCGCTTATCCTTTGATGCTTCATAAAGAAATGAGTGAGGGCAAATATGCCGAAGCAGAGACCTTGGCGCAGCAATTTTTGCGCTTCGGCAGTAAAGACGAAGCCGCCAACCGCCTGATGCGTAAAACAATAGCCGATGTGGCCTATGCCCGCAAAGGGATGCTGCAGCCGCTCAACTATCAGAGCCGTCCGCTGCCTGCGCCAATCAATCAGTTTTTTGTGCAATACTTCCCCGTGCTGACTGCCGACGGCAAGCAACTCATCTTTACTGCTCGCGCCCAAGAGCGCAGCGACGAAAATATGTATCGCAGCTATTGGAACGGTAGCCAATGGTCTGCTCCCGAATCGCTTTCGGGCAATATCAACACCCCCAACAACGAAGGTTCTTGCTCTATTTCGGGCGATGGGAAGGTGTTGGTGTTTACGGCCTGCGAAGACCCCAACAAAGAAAATTATGGCAAATGCGACCTATATGTCAGTCTCAAAGAAGGCGACACTTGGTCGAAGCCCGTCAATATGGGGCCGGGGGTAAATACTGCGGCCTGGGAGTCGCATCCTACACTATCTGCCGATGGCAAGACCCTCTTCTTTGTCTCTAACAGAGGTGGGGGCAAAGGCGGCAATGATATATGGATGAGCCGTATGGACGAAAACGGCGACTGGGGCAAGGCCGTCAATGTGAGCGCCCTCAATACCCCCGAAGACGAGGTAGCCCCTTTCTTACACGCCAACGGGCGTGTGCTTTATTTTGCTTCCAAAGGCTATCCCGGTTATGGCGGCTTTGATCTCTATGCTGCCGATTGGGAAAACGAACAATGGGGAGAAGTACGTAACCTAGGCTACCCCATCAACACCCACGAAGACCAAATAGGCCTTTTCATCACTGCCGACGGGCAGAAGGGCTATTATTCTGTAGAGCGTTTTGAGGGGCGGCGTATTGTGAGCAGTGTGTTACACGAGTTGGACGTACCCGAAGAGGTTCGCCCCAGCATCAAGACCAACTATGTGCGCGGAATGGTATACAATGCCAAAACAAAGGAGAAACTTGCCGCCCGTATCGAGCTGATAGATATCAATAACAACCAACGGCAGGCCTTGGTAAGCTCAGATGCGCAAACAGGCGAATACCTCATAGTGCTCAATGCTGGCGCAGAGTATGCCCTACAAGTACGGAAAGAAGGCTTTACTTTCAAAAGTCTGCCCTTCAACTATGTACTCGAAGACAACCCACAGCCTTTGGAGATGGACATTCCCCTCGACCCTATCGAGGCCGGAACGGTATTCGTGTTAGAAAATATCTTTTTTGAAACCGGCAAGTATGCCCTACAGGATAAATCTAAGGCTGCGCTTGATGAGTTGGTCAAGTTTATGCAACAAAACCCGGCATTGCGTGGCGAAATCTCTGGCCATACCGACAATGTGGGGACTGCCGAAGCCAATCAGGCACTTTCTATCAACCGGGCGAAGGCTGTGTATGAATACCTCATCAATGCAGGCATTGCTGCCGAACGGCTGCGCTTTCAAGGGTATGGAGCTACCAAGCCCGCCGCCGACAACAGCACCGAGGCAGGGCGTGCCAAAAACCGCCGGATTGAGTTTACCATCCTCTGA